The Megalops cyprinoides isolate fMegCyp1 chromosome 11, fMegCyp1.pri, whole genome shotgun sequence genomic sequence GAATCAAACGAAGAATCCGTTTGATTTCATTCACTGTGGTATTTAATGCAGCAAGACAAGCAGACTGCCGTGTAAGTGTTTTCAGGACAGACTGAGACAGCTTTGTTCCAACTTACTTGTGCACTGCAATTAGCTGTCTAGGCTAATTTAGCAAAGTACAGAGAGTGCATGTTCCTTACCATTttagcattgtgtgtgtgtgtgtgtgtgtgtgttaaaattCTGGTTCTAGCCTACTGAGTGGTAATGAAAACTTCACCCCCATACCTACAATCTGTCATCAAACCCTACACTCCTGACAGACCTCTTCTCTTCACTACCTCTGGTTGCCTGTGAGTCCCTTCCTGAACCTCTGATTCAGTGCAACCTGAAACTCAACCACGCCATCAACAGGAGGCCGACATGAGTTAGACTTATTTCACGTCCTTTTCTCCCTGGAAGAGCTTTGCTGGTGGTGTGCGGTGCTGATCGGTGTGTTTGGTTTGCTGCACAGGAGAGGTGGTGCCGTCAGAGGTGAGCCTGACAGAGAGCCCGCCCCTGAGGAAGCCCAGCAAAGACGGGCCGCTGATGGGAGCCAAGGAGACGGCCATGAGGCAGCACCGTCAGGAGATGAAGCTGAAGATGAAGTGCAATAAAGCAGATGAAGCCAAAAGCCCTCGCTTCACgctggtgagtgagtgagccaCCCATCACTGTAGCTTCCTGTCTGAACCCACAGAGGCAAAATGGCGCAAAGGAAGTCAAAGCCAAGGACAGACATCACACTAATTCAGTTAATGGAAAGGTTTCTATTGACCTAGGCCTGAAAGTAATCTTGTACGGCAGTGCCCTCTTCTGGTACGGATATCACACAGGCAGTTGGACTATCGAATGCTGAGATAACAGACATGTTTCAcagtttttgtatttcatgtaGTATTATTCCTAGATGCTTGGCCAAAGCTCTTACAACAAAGTATAGCTGAGGCCATTACACTGTAGAATATTCTGGCAAGACACCTTCTAATTATCAAGTTGTGTAGCTGTTTGGCACTACCTTGTTCTTGTTTTGGAAAGCTGGAATATCATCAAAAACATTCAttgttacagtacagtacaaagtCTATTTTaataagatttttaaaaaatatttgaaatgattaaaCTTAAACTCAATACTTATTTGCACAATGGTAGCCACTTCATCAGTATGACGGAGGTTTTCCTGTTGATTCATGTGATAtctgttaatttatttacatggaGGATTTTGATGATAATGGCTGTTTTATTGTCACTGATTTTAAAGTAGATTGCTTTGCCTCTGCAGAGCAGTGTCACTCCACAGTCATTTACAGGAACCAATGACTGTTTCAGCTGCAGAACAATAACATACTTCCCCAGATTTTCCCCCTCATTTAACTCTCTGCAACAGCCTGTAAACAAAAACTGGTGCAGGAAAAAGATACACAGCGAGACCATTATCAGCGTCTGACGCCCGgcgctagagagagagagagggagagcgagagagagagagagagagggagagaaggagagggagacagagggagggagagagacagagagagaaagagagagagagagagagagagagagaatgaaggcAGGCTCAGAACAGCAAAATTACAGATGTCAAGCTTTGCGATATGTTATGGAATGGCCATAAGGCATTTTGTGAGCATGTCAGATTACACCACGTCTGGAAGGCATGGGGATGGGCTGGGCCCCACAGCTGCGTGCCTGAGCACTTCCAGTGCACATGATATGGATGAGGCCCCAGCAGCCCGAGGACGCTCCTCTCATCCCCAGCCAAGCCCAGCGCTGCCATTGGGGAGGGACGGGGGGGACGGTTTGATGAGTGCTGCTCCATGTGTttggggtggggcggggggggactGATGGTGCCGCAAATATCGTTTTCACTTAATGACACTTTGGAGCCAGTTCTGACTCATTTTATTTGGGGCTGGCAGAGCCAGTGCCAACAGGAGCTAGACCAGGTTCTGGAACGGATCTCCAAGATGCCCTTCAGCGACAACAGGGGGCCACTAGAGGACCTGTATGCCCTGCACATCCCCAACTGCGACAAGAGGGGGCAGTACAACCTGAAACAGGTGAGGCTTCTCTCCGAGCGGTGCAGGTACGGTCTCTGTGGCggggcagaggcagggcagAGGTGGCACACCTGCGGGAACCACAGGGGGCAGGCGAGGATAACTCACTCCTCACCAAAAACAGCATCCCAGAGAGACGGCCGCTGTGAGGAGCTTCTGAGTCTTACTTTATCGTGGtgataaaaatgtttactgATGTTACTGCTCTGTGGGATATTTTACTGTGGGAAATTATGGAGACACAATAACATCCAAACAGATCGTTTTAGTTTTCCCCATAGTTTCTCCTTGATGCCACCTAGACACAATTATAATTAAAACAGGTCAAAACAATGATTGGACATCTGCATCTAGAAAGCCCTGCAATCGTTAAATATAGAAGGTAGAACAAGGACAAAAGAGGGGGGCAAATGGCttcattgttttgatgtgaGGGCGATGTTCCCATGGCTTAAAACACTGTACCTCACCGCACTTAATCATTCTGTAATCATCATGTTCCTTCTATAATTACTCTAACTGTCACgtttttgttctttctcatTGAAGGAAAAAATcgaaagtctgtttttttcctgtttcggTCCCGCGTAAGCCGTGTCCAGTTCAATTATGACCTCATTTTGGGAGTGCACAGTGGGGGCCAGAGTCTTGCTGTGACAAATGAACCAGGGATGGGCAGATCCCCCCCCCGGAGACTGCATAACGTCCCTCAATAACCCGCCTCCAACTCTCATGTTCCAGTGCAAGATGTCTGTCCACGGTCAGAGAGGGGAGTGCTGGTGTGTCAACCCCCACACCGGCCGGCAGATCCCCGCTTCCCCCACGGTGAGGGGGGACCCCAACTGCAGCCAGTACCTCAACAGCCCGGAGACAGAGCCCCCCACCGCACCCCAAAAATAGTTGCACCCCCCTGCCTCTCCGACAGAAACGGAGCTTTGAGAAGTCTGAGCAACGCAAAAGAACCGGTTCTCAAGCAGTTAAGCGAATCGCaaatgcgtgtgtgtacgtgtgtgac encodes the following:
- the LOC118786068 gene encoding insulin-like growth factor-binding protein 2-A, with the protein product MVSYLVCSLLLASIAFPGTSFGEVVFRCPSCTAERQAACPKLTETCAEIVREPGCGCCPVCARQEGESCGVYTPRCSSGLRCYPKPDSDLPLEQLVQGLGRCGRKVDVELAGSPQPIGEVVPSEVSLTESPPLRKPSKDGPLMGAKETAMRQHRQEMKLKMKCNKADEAKSPRFTLSQCQQELDQVLERISKMPFSDNRGPLEDLYALHIPNCDKRGQYNLKQCKMSVHGQRGECWCVNPHTGRQIPASPTVRGDPNCSQYLNSPETEPPTAPQK